The following is a genomic window from Lysinibacillus sp. JNUCC-52.
AATAAAGTAGGCTTGTCCTTTACCTGTTATTTTTGAAGTTCTTGAAATACTAATTTCTCCGCTTGTGTGATAAATTGGCGTTTCTTTGATTTCGAACAAACCAAGGTCCATACTCTTTTGAGTCGGTGTGTTATAGTCAGAACCTTTTCGTTTGATTAAATAGCCATTATCTCTAAGCCATTCGAAAAGTCGCTTTTGTCCGATGTCTATACCGTTTTGCTTTAAGATTTTTGCATACTCACCAATAAGAATTGTTGTTTTACTTGCTTGAATAGCTTCTGCGAAAAGAACTTTCGGTTTTTGTTCTTCAATTAACATTTGCTGTTCAACAATTTTTCTTTTGTTACTTTCGATAGTTTTTTGAGCTATTAGAAATCCTTTCGCTAAGATTGTCATTTCATCGTCATCTTCCGTTGTAGCGATGTAGCCGCCATTAAGGCGGATGTCTTTCAAAATGTTCTTAACCTGTTTTTTAAACTGCTTAGCAATAGGTTTTCGTGATTGCATTAATACTTCATATAGACCATCTTCTGTTAGGAACCATGTTTCTTGGGTTCCTCCAAGGGTATAAACATTGTTTAGTACCTTTTCATCTTCATCGATACTTTTTAACATAGAAGAAACATTACTATGTTCAATCCAACCAGCAACATCCTTAGCTAAAAACAACGGATTTTCAGAAGTTCCGTAAACCTTGAAATTTTTATCTAGCAAAACCTGTTCATGTATAACTTGTAATTGAGTCATTATCCAAACCTCCTTGTTTCAATTTATATATAAAAGAAAATCAGACAATTTGTTTCCCTTTTTGTAAACCACGTATAACAAATTCATTAAAAAAAATATCGTTTGGATTTCTATTTAAGGCATTTGCAATTAGTAAACCAAGTCTAACTCCTGGTTCTTGCCCATGAAGTTCAATATTAGTTATAGTTTGGCGAGAAGTTTTAGTACGTCTTGCTAATTCAGATAATGACATACCTAACTCTTGTCTAATTTCTCGAACTTTATTGTTAACCATGAGTAACACCTCCTTGTTTGTATTGTAATACACGCATAACAAATATGTCAACAATGATTTACAAAAGAATTATTTATATTTTTTTACCCTTGATGTAAAGTATGTATTACAGGTGGTGATTACATGAAAACTTTAGGAGAATATTTAAAGGAATTAAGAGGCAAAGAATCTTTACGAGATGCCAGTTCGCGCATCGGTATTAGCCATACTTATTTAGATACAATTGAAAAGGGTTATGATAAACGCTCTGGTAAAATTGTAAACCCGACTCCTGAAACATTAAAATTAATTTCAAAAGCTTATATGTGTGAATATGAAGATTTGATGACTCGCGCAGGTTACTTGGAAAATGAAAATAAGAAAACTCAAATGTCAAAAGATGAGCTTGATATAGCTAAACGAATGGCCGAACTACGCGAGGATTTATCATCTGCAACCGGTCTACTATTCGATGGTGAACCGATGAGCGATGAAGCCAAAGAATCTTTATTAGAAGCAATGGAATTTGGTGTGCGTCTAGCAAAGAAAAACAACAAAAAGTATATACCAAAGAAATATCAAAATGATGAAGAATAATTATGATTCGAGGGGTTGCGGATGGGGTGGATCAAAAAGAAGGTCGAGTATTTATATGCGAAGTATAATACTAGAAATCCATTTACATTAGCTAAATATTTAAAGATAGAAATCTTTTATTGGGATTTGCCTCCCGATATAAAGGGTTTTTATCAATATGAAAAACGTAATCGATTTATTTTTATTAATAGCCACTTAAGTGTAGAAGAACAACTTATTGTTTGTGCTCATGAAATAGGTCACGCAATTTTACATACTAAACTAAACACCCCTTTCATGAGAACAAACACGTTTTTCTCTGTTGATAAAGTAGAGATTGAAGCAAATACCTTTGCTGCCCATCTATTAATACCAGATGAAAATTTGTTTGATTACGATGAACAAAAAACATTTTACGATATAGCTTCATTACATAACGTACCGCTAGAGTTGGTAAAACTGAAATGTAAGGGGCTATTTTAATACATAAAAAAAGAACATATATTCTGTTTGAAAGGAGTGATGCAATCTGATTACCCTATATTAATTGTCACCTGCCCGTGTAATTCTATGGAGGTAATCTTATGGCAAGGTATAAAATGATTAAAACAAAAAAAGATTGTATTTACTGGTATAAGGATTCGAATAACAAAAAGAAGTTTGCTTTTCGTTACAAGTATTATGATCGTTTTGGAAACCGCAAAGAAAAAACAATGTTAAGATTCGATACTGAATCAGCAGCTGAACGTGCATTAATCGAAGTCAAAGCTAATGTATTAGATGGAAATGATAGATTTGTAGAGAGTGCAAATGTTACTGTGGCACAGTGGATGGAAATTTGGTTTGAGATGAAAAAGAAAGTTTGGCGTCCAGGCACTTACATTCATTATCAAGAGTCCTACAAAAATCATATCAATCCTCTAATCGGGCACTATAAGCTGCAAAAATTAACAAAAATGACTCTTCAAAGAGAGTTAATTGATAAGTTAGTGTCCTATGGATTAATGAGAGCTACCGTACAAGGCGTGTTTCGGGTTTTCAAATCAGCTGTTTCCTATGCTGTTGAGGAGGAAATACTTCTTCGAGATCGGTTTAAAAGAATGGATTTTAGTGCTGCACCTTCTAGTGACAAAGAAAACTACCTAACTGAAGAAGAGTTAGAATTATTCTTGCAATGTGTTAAAGACAATGACCCTTCCACTAGGTACTCCTCTATTTTAACTTTGGCAATGACAGGTATGCGAAAAGGTGAAATGATGGGGTTAACATGGAATGATATTGACTTTAAAAATAAAATAATAATTATTAATAAAGCTCGGACACGCACAGGGCTTGGTCCACCGAAAAGTGATAATGGCTATCGAAAAATTAGTATGAACAATGAATTATACGCGCAATTAAAGAAGTACAAAGCTTGGTGTATTAAGAAGAAGTGGGACAGAAGTATGAAACATGAAGATACTGATTATGTATTTATTTCTCGCCAAGGGTGCCGCCCTATTGGCTTAACATACGTTGAGGATGCAATCGATATGATTTGTGAAAAGTACGAACTAAAAAGAATTTCCCCTCACGGTTTAAGACATACGGTAGCATCTATTTTACTTTCACGTGGAGAAACACTTGTAACTGTCGCGAAAATCTTAGGTGACGATCCGAATACTGTTCTAAAAGAATATGTTCACTCGTTCGAAAAAGATGAAATTAAATCTATTGAATTGATGAATAAGTTCGCAACTGGAGGATGATTTTTTAAAAATAGAGATATTTTGATGTATTTGGGGTACAAATTGGGGTACATCAGTTTTTGTACCCTCTCATACCCTTATATATCAACGCTTTCCCTCTAACTCCAACCAAATGATGTAGTTTGCGTGGTAGACAACGCCCATTTGGTCCGTCTCCGCATATCGAATCTCAATCTGTTTTTCACTCACAAACATTTTCTTCACCTCGTCCTACATTATAGCGTAAAAATATTGACTTGGCGGGGTTTAGGCTTGGGAGATTTCGATAGGTTGTTAAATGAAGGTTAAAAAATTTTGAAATTAACTTAAAATATCAATAAATACTCTACGCCATCTAAACACATATATGTTATTTGCTTTACTTCTGATGTAATGATGTACCACAGTATTCACAATGGTTTTCTTTCGGGTTTAATGCTGCAGCGCAATTTGGACAATTTAAAGCTTTAACCATCTCTACATCGCTACCATTCAAAATGTCCAACTCCATAGTGAGACCCGCCATATGCTTTACTTGTGTACAAGTATCTGCATTTAGTTTTTGTTGACGAGCCTTTGAACCTGGAATTTCACTTTCCCTTTCAAATCTCTCAGCTGCTGTTACTCCTTGATCAATAGTTTTGTTATACTTCATAGACTTTTTCCATAAGTAAATCCCTAAGTATATAAATATACTAATAATTATTAGAAAAATAAATATCTGTCCTATGTTGTAATTAGTTTGAATGGCAACTATAACTCCAGCCATAGAAAAATTAAATGCCCAAAACCATAAAAATAGTGACACAAGACGCAAGAAAAATTTCACTATTATCCCTCCTCATACACAAATATACAGAATTTAGAGGGATTTAACTATATTAATTTTGCATAATGGGTATATCGTTTTCTCTTCCCCTTGCCATTACCACTTCGTTTAGCCTCCTTTTCAGCCTTCATCAGCAGCAAGTTTAATTTGCACAGCAGCTATAACGAATGCTTTTTCGTATTTGGGTAATGTATCAAATTCTGACAGCCACTTATGAAGTTTGTGAAAGCAATAATACGGCTGTTTGATGCAGTTTTCAAAGCAAAAAAAACCCTCGAATCGCTCAGGGGTCTTTCATTCGTCTATTATTCTACTGTGGTAAAATTGTCGAGTTAGCTCACTTTTAGCAACCGTGGTAGAGCTACACCACGTTATTATTGTAATCAAATTGTGTTCGTGCATTTCCGTGCACGTTTAGTAAGTTTGACTGATCAAAATGGAAAGTGGACGAAGTTCACATGATAACCACTCCTTTCAAATTACAAAACCAATCTATAAATGTAAAAAGCCACACCTATTAGATGTGACTCACAATAATACACTTATGCTAATCTTAAAATAACAATAGACGCGCTGATAACCTGAGCGCCAGGAATTGTTACATTTAATAAAGCTGTTGGGTTTGGATCAATATTTCTCAAAGTAAGAACGTCCGATGCATTTAAAGTAGTGATTACTTGACCATTTTGCGGATTGGAACCACCATTGCCTCCGTAATTGGAACCCGCTATTTGGTTGTCGCCATTGAATAGGGAAAATGCAAAAGGGCCACCAGTAACGAACACTTCATAGGTAATAAGATAAATCCCTGTTTGATTTATAATGATAGGTGCTGTTCCAGTTACATGAGTTACAAATCCTTCAGGTATAATATTGCCATTTGTATTGAAAGTAACCTCACCATTATTCGGAATACCTGGTTGAGCAGTTGTATCATAAATATAAGCAAACCCTGGAAGACCTGTACCTACAGGTTGTTGAGGTACCTGTACTCCTTCTCGGTTATTTTTGTTAGTGCAACTTTCTTCACAATCGTCATGAATTCTGCTAACTCTTTTTTCAGTTCTATCAAATTTGTCAAAACTCACTTTTTTCACTCTCCTTGTTTTATTACATTATTCAATGAGGTGACAAATGTAGACACTTATACTAAATATATACGTA
Proteins encoded in this region:
- a CDS encoding phage antirepressor, which translates into the protein MTQLQVIHEQVLLDKNFKVYGTSENPLFLAKDVAGWIEHSNVSSMLKSIDEDEKVLNNVYTLGGTQETWFLTEDGLYEVLMQSRKPIAKQFKKQVKNILKDIRLNGGYIATTEDDDEMTILAKGFLIAQKTIESNKRKIVEQQMLIEEQKPKVLFAEAIQASKTTILIGEYAKILKQNGIDIGQKRLFEWLRDNGYLIKRKGSDYNTPTQKSMDLGLFEIKETPIYHTSGEISISRTSKITGKGQAYFINKFLNKAVAM
- a CDS encoding helix-turn-helix transcriptional regulator, coding for MVNNKVREIRQELGMSLSELARRTKTSRQTITNIELHGQEPGVRLGLLIANALNRNPNDIFFNEFVIRGLQKGKQIV
- a CDS encoding helix-turn-helix domain-containing protein — its product is MKTLGEYLKELRGKESLRDASSRIGISHTYLDTIEKGYDKRSGKIVNPTPETLKLISKAYMCEYEDLMTRAGYLENENKKTQMSKDELDIAKRMAELREDLSSATGLLFDGEPMSDEAKESLLEAMEFGVRLAKKNNKKYIPKKYQNDEE
- a CDS encoding ImmA/IrrE family metallo-endopeptidase — translated: MGWIKKKVEYLYAKYNTRNPFTLAKYLKIEIFYWDLPPDIKGFYQYEKRNRFIFINSHLSVEEQLIVCAHEIGHAILHTKLNTPFMRTNTFFSVDKVEIEANTFAAHLLIPDENLFDYDEQKTFYDIASLHNVPLELVKLKCKGLF
- a CDS encoding site-specific integrase yields the protein MARYKMIKTKKDCIYWYKDSNNKKKFAFRYKYYDRFGNRKEKTMLRFDTESAAERALIEVKANVLDGNDRFVESANVTVAQWMEIWFEMKKKVWRPGTYIHYQESYKNHINPLIGHYKLQKLTKMTLQRELIDKLVSYGLMRATVQGVFRVFKSAVSYAVEEEILLRDRFKRMDFSAAPSSDKENYLTEEELELFLQCVKDNDPSTRYSSILTLAMTGMRKGEMMGLTWNDIDFKNKIIIINKARTRTGLGPPKSDNGYRKISMNNELYAQLKKYKAWCIKKKWDRSMKHEDTDYVFISRQGCRPIGLTYVEDAIDMICEKYELKRISPHGLRHTVASILLSRGETLVTVAKILGDDPNTVLKEYVHSFEKDEIKSIELMNKFATGG
- a CDS encoding collagen-like protein, with the translated sequence MSFDKFDRTEKRVSRIHDDCEESCTNKNNREGVQVPQQPVGTGLPGFAYIYDTTAQPGIPNNGEVTFNTNGNIIPEGFVTHVTGTAPIIINQTGIYLITYEVFVTGGPFAFSLFNGDNQIAGSNYGGNGGSNPQNGQVITTLNASDVLTLRNIDPNPTALLNVTIPGAQVISASIVILRLA